In Pseudomonas sp. Leaf58, one DNA window encodes the following:
- the nuoH gene encoding NADH-quinone oxidoreductase subunit NuoH yields the protein MSWFTPEVIDVILTVIRAIVVLLAVVVCGALLSFVERRLLGWWQDRYGPNRVGPFGMFQIAADMLKMFFKEDWNPPFVDRMIFTLAPVVAMSALLIAFCVIPITPLWGVADLNIGLLFFFAMAGLSVYAVLFAGWSSNNKYALLGSLRASAQTVSYEVFLGLALMGVVVQVGSFNMRDIVEYQAQNLWFIIPQFFGFCTFFIAGVAVTHRHPFDQPEAEQELADGYHIEYAGMKWGMFFVGEYIGIILISALLVTLFFGGWHGPFGVLPQVPFLWFALKTAFFIMLFILLRASIPRPRYDQVMDFSWKFCLPLTLINLLVTAAVVLYNTPAVAAQ from the coding sequence ATGAGCTGGTTCACCCCCGAAGTGATCGATGTGATCCTCACCGTGATCCGGGCCATCGTGGTCCTGCTCGCCGTGGTGGTCTGCGGCGCCCTGCTCAGCTTTGTCGAGCGCCGCCTGCTGGGCTGGTGGCAGGACCGTTACGGTCCTAACCGCGTTGGCCCGTTCGGCATGTTCCAGATCGCAGCCGACATGCTGAAGATGTTCTTCAAGGAAGACTGGAACCCACCCTTCGTCGACCGCATGATCTTCACCCTGGCGCCAGTCGTGGCCATGAGTGCCCTGCTGATCGCCTTCTGCGTGATTCCGATCACGCCGTTGTGGGGCGTTGCCGACCTGAACATCGGCCTGCTGTTCTTCTTCGCCATGGCCGGCCTGTCGGTTTACGCAGTGCTGTTCGCCGGCTGGTCGTCGAACAACAAGTACGCCCTGTTGGGCAGCTTGCGCGCTTCGGCACAGACCGTGTCGTACGAAGTGTTCCTGGGCCTGGCGCTGATGGGCGTGGTAGTGCAGGTGGGTTCGTTCAACATGCGCGACATCGTTGAATACCAGGCCCAGAACCTGTGGTTCATCATTCCGCAGTTCTTCGGCTTCTGCACCTTCTTCATTGCTGGCGTCGCCGTGACTCACCGTCACCCGTTCGACCAGCCAGAAGCAGAACAGGAACTGGCCGACGGCTACCACATCGAGTATGCCGGCATGAAATGGGGCATGTTCTTCGTCGGTGAGTACATCGGCATCATCCTCATCTCGGCGCTGCTGGTAACCCTGTTCTTCGGCGGCTGGCACGGCCCGTTCGGCGTCCTGCCGCAGGTACCGTTCCTGTGGTTCGCGCTGAAGACCGCGTTCTTCATCATGCTGTTCATCCTGCTGCGTGCGTCGATCCCGCGCCCGCGCTATGACCAGGTGATGGACTTCAGCTGGAAGTTCTGCCTGCCGCTGACCCTGATCAATTTGCTGGTGACCGCTGCGGTTGTGCTCTACAACACGCCAGCCGTCGCGGCCCAGTGA
- the nuoI gene encoding NADH-quinone oxidoreductase subunit NuoI, with protein MFKYIGDIVKGTGTQLRSLAMVFSHGFRKRDTLQYPEEAVYLPPRYRGRIVLTRDPDGEERCVACNLCAVACPVGCISLQKAETEDGRWYPEFFRINFSRCIFCGLCEEACPTTAIQLTPDFEMAEFKRQDLVYEKEDLLISGPGKNPDYNFYRVAGMAIAGKPKGSAQNEAEPINVKSLLP; from the coding sequence ATGTTCAAGTATATCGGCGACATCGTTAAGGGCACCGGCACCCAGCTGCGCAGCCTGGCAATGGTGTTTTCCCACGGGTTCCGCAAGCGCGACACCCTGCAGTACCCCGAAGAGGCTGTGTACCTGCCGCCGCGCTACCGCGGCCGCATCGTCCTCACCCGCGACCCCGATGGCGAGGAACGCTGTGTAGCGTGCAACCTCTGCGCGGTGGCCTGCCCAGTCGGCTGCATCTCGCTGCAGAAGGCCGAAACCGAGGATGGTCGTTGGTACCCGGAATTCTTCCGCATCAACTTCTCGCGCTGCATCTTCTGTGGCCTGTGTGAAGAAGCGTGCCCGACCACCGCGATCCAGCTGACTCCGGATTTCGAAATGGCCGAGTTCAAGCGTCAGGACCTGGTGTACGAGAAAGAAGATCTGCTGATCTCCGGCCCCGGCAAGAACCCTGACTACAACTTCTACCGTGTTGCGGGTATGGCGATCGCTGGCAAGCCGAAAGGCTCCGCCCAGAACGAAGCCGAGCCGATCAACGTGAAGAGCTTGCTCCCTTAA
- the nuoJ gene encoding NADH-quinone oxidoreductase subunit J: MEFAFYFASGIAVVSTLRVVTGTNPVHALLYLIISLISVAMIFFALGAPFAGALEVIAYAGAIMVLFVFVVMMLNLGPASVAQERGWLKPGIWAGPVILGALLLAELLYVLFVTPSGAGISGTTVGPKAVGISLFGPYLLVVELASMLLLAAAVTAFHLGRNEAKE, from the coding sequence ATGGAATTCGCTTTCTATTTCGCATCCGGGATCGCCGTGGTCTCCACCCTTCGGGTGGTGACCGGGACCAACCCCGTGCACGCCTTGCTTTACCTGATCATTTCGCTGATTTCCGTGGCCATGATCTTCTTCGCCCTGGGTGCGCCGTTCGCCGGCGCCCTGGAAGTAATCGCCTACGCCGGCGCCATCATGGTGCTGTTCGTGTTCGTGGTCATGATGCTCAACCTGGGGCCGGCTTCGGTCGCCCAGGAACGCGGCTGGCTCAAGCCCGGCATCTGGGCCGGGCCGGTAATCCTCGGCGCCCTGCTGTTGGCTGAGCTGCTGTATGTGCTGTTCGTCACCCCGAGCGGCGCTGGCATCAGCGGTACCACCGTGGGCCCGAAAGCAGTAGGTATCAGCCTGTTCGGCCCGTACCTGCTGGTGGTCGAACTGGCTTCGATGCTGCTGCTCGCTGCAGCCGTCACCGCCTTCCACCTGGGCCGCAACGAGGCGAAGGAGTAA
- the nuoK gene encoding NADH-quinone oxidoreductase subunit NuoK, with translation MGAIPLEHGLAVAGILFCLGLVGLMVRRNILFVLMSLEVMMNASALAFVVAGARWVQPDGQVMFILVISLAAAEASIGLAILLQLYRRFHTLDIDAASEMRG, from the coding sequence ATGGGTGCTATCCCTCTCGAGCATGGTCTGGCGGTCGCCGGTATCCTGTTCTGCTTAGGTCTGGTTGGCCTGATGGTCCGCCGCAACATCCTCTTCGTGCTCATGAGCCTGGAAGTCATGATGAACGCCTCTGCCCTGGCGTTCGTCGTCGCCGGTGCCCGTTGGGTCCAACCCGACGGCCAGGTGATGTTCATTCTGGTGATCAGCTTGGCAGCTGCCGAGGCCAGTATTGGCCTGGCCATCCTGCTGCAGCTGTATCGCCGCTTCCACACTCTCGACATCGATGCTGCCAGTGAGATGCGCGGATGA
- the nuoL gene encoding NADH-quinone oxidoreductase subunit L, which yields MNLIFLTFVFPLIGFLLLSFSRGRFSENLSALIGVGSVGLSAAVAAYVIWQFNVAPPEGGAYSQLLWQWMSVDGFAPNFTLYVDGLSVTMLGVVTGVGFLIHLFASWYMRGEAGYSRFFSYTNLFIASMLFLVLGDNLLFIYFGWEGVGLCSYLLIGFYYSNRNNGNAALKAFIVTRIGDVFMAIGLFILFAQLGTLNVQELLVLAPQKFQAGDTWMVLATLMLLGGAVGKSAQLPLQTWLADAMAGPTPVSALIHAATMVTAGVYLIARTNGLFLLAPDILHLVGVVGGVTLVLAGFAALVQTDIKRILAYSTMSQIGYMFLALGVGAWDAAIFHLMTHAFFKALLFLASGAVIVACHHEQNIFKMGGLWKKLPLAYASFVVGGAALAALPIVTVGFYSKDEILWEAFASGNTGLLYAGLVGAFMTSLYTFRLIFIAFHGEAKTEAHAGHGISHWLPLGVLIVLSTFVGAWITPPLAGVLPESAGHAGGEAKHALEITSGAIAIAGILLSALLFLGKRRFVSAVANSGIGRVLSAWWFAAWGFDWIYDKLFVKPYLLISHILRKDPVDRTIGLIPRMARGGHVAMSKTETGQLRWYTASIAVGAVLVLGAVVVAAV from the coding sequence ATGAACCTTATCTTCCTGACTTTCGTCTTCCCCCTCATCGGCTTCCTGCTGCTGTCGTTCTCGCGGGGGCGGTTTTCGGAGAACCTGTCCGCGCTGATCGGCGTCGGTTCGGTCGGCCTCTCGGCGGCCGTGGCCGCCTACGTCATTTGGCAGTTCAACGTCGCCCCACCTGAGGGCGGCGCTTACAGCCAGCTGCTGTGGCAGTGGATGTCGGTGGACGGCTTTGCGCCCAACTTCACCCTGTATGTCGACGGCCTGTCCGTCACCATGCTGGGCGTAGTCACTGGCGTGGGCTTCTTGATCCACCTGTTCGCGTCCTGGTACATGCGTGGCGAAGCCGGCTACTCGCGCTTCTTCTCGTACACCAACCTGTTCATCGCCAGCATGCTGTTCCTGGTGCTCGGCGATAACCTGCTGTTCATCTACTTCGGCTGGGAAGGTGTGGGCCTGTGCTCGTACCTGTTGATCGGTTTCTACTACAGCAACCGCAACAACGGTAACGCCGCACTCAAGGCGTTCATCGTCACCCGCATCGGCGACGTGTTCATGGCCATCGGCCTGTTCATCCTGTTCGCCCAGCTGGGCACCCTGAACGTGCAAGAGCTGCTGGTGCTGGCACCGCAGAAGTTCCAGGCTGGCGACACCTGGATGGTACTGGCAACGCTGATGCTGCTGGGTGGTGCGGTCGGTAAATCGGCCCAGCTGCCGCTGCAAACCTGGCTGGCCGACGCAATGGCGGGCCCAACCCCGGTTTCGGCACTGATCCACGCGGCGACCATGGTAACCGCGGGCGTGTACCTGATCGCCCGTACCAACGGCCTGTTCCTGCTGGCGCCGGACATCCTGCACCTGGTGGGCGTGGTCGGTGGCGTGACGCTGGTACTGGCCGGCTTTGCCGCGCTGGTACAGACCGACATCAAGCGTATCCTCGCCTACTCGACCATGAGCCAGATCGGCTACATGTTCCTGGCCCTGGGCGTTGGCGCCTGGGACGCGGCGATCTTCCACCTGATGACCCACGCCTTCTTCAAGGCCCTGCTGTTCCTTGCTTCCGGTGCGGTGATCGTTGCCTGCCACCACGAGCAGAACATCTTCAAGATGGGCGGCCTGTGGAAGAAGCTACCACTGGCCTATGCCAGCTTCGTGGTCGGTGGCGCGGCCCTGGCTGCCCTGCCGATCGTGACCGTGGGCTTCTATTCCAAGGACGAGATCCTCTGGGAAGCCTTCGCCAGCGGCAACACTGGCCTGCTGTATGCCGGCCTGGTTGGCGCGTTCATGACCTCGCTGTACACCTTCCGCCTGATCTTCATCGCCTTCCACGGCGAAGCCAAGACCGAAGCTCACGCCGGCCACGGCATCAGCCACTGGCTGCCGCTGGGCGTGCTGATCGTGCTGTCGACCTTCGTCGGCGCCTGGATCACCCCGCCGCTGGCAGGCGTGCTGCCTGAAAGCGCCGGCCACGCCGGTGGCGAAGCCAAGCATGCGCTGGAGATCACCTCGGGTGCCATCGCCATCGCCGGTATCCTGCTGTCGGCCCTGCTGTTCCTGGGCAAACGCCGCTTCGTCAGCGCCGTGGCCAACAGCGGCATCGGTCGTGTCCTGTCGGCCTGGTGGTTCGCTGCCTGGGGCTTCGACTGGATCTACGACAAGCTTTTCGTCAAACCGTACCTGCTGATCAGCCACATCCTGCGCAAGGACCCGGTTGACCGCACCATTGGCCTGATTCCTCGGATGGCGCGTGGCGGCCACGTCGCCATGAGCAAGACCGAGACTGGCCAACTGCGCTGGTACACCGCCTCTATCGCCGTTGGTGCCGTGCTGGTGCTCGGTGCCGTGGTAGTGGCTGCGGTATGA
- the nuoM gene encoding NADH-quinone oxidoreductase subunit M produces MILPWLILIPFIGGFLCWLGERFGATLPRWIALLTMSLLLGIGLWLWANGDYTLAPAPGAEPAWALEYKIQWIQRFGISIHLALDGLSLLMILLTGLLGVLSVLCSWKEIQRHVGFFHLNLMWILGGVVGVFLALDLFLFFFFWEMMLVPMYFLIALWGHSSSDGKKTRIYAATKFFIFTQASGLIMLVAILGLVLVNYNTTGVLTFNYSDLLKAELPAGVEYVLMLGFFIAFAVKLPVVPFHSWLPDAHAQAPTAGSVDLAGILLKTAAYGLLRFALPLFPNASAEFAPIAMTLGLIGIFYGAFLAFAQTDIKRLVAFSSVSHMGFVLIGIYSGSQQALQGAVIQMLAHGLSAAALFILAGQLYERLHTRDMREMGGLWHRIAYLPAISLFFAAASLGLPGTGNFVGEFLILIGSFVHVPWVTVIATTGLVFGSVYSLIMIHRAYFGPAKTDTVLAGMDTRELVMVLGLAVLLILLGVYPQPFLDTSAATMSGVQQWLGSAFTQLASAR; encoded by the coding sequence ATGATTTTGCCTTGGCTGATCCTGATCCCCTTCATCGGCGGCTTCCTGTGCTGGCTGGGTGAGCGCTTCGGCGCCACCCTGCCGCGCTGGATCGCGCTGCTGACCATGTCCCTGCTGCTCGGCATTGGCCTGTGGCTGTGGGCTAACGGCGACTACACCCTCGCCCCTGCTCCTGGCGCCGAACCAGCCTGGGCCCTGGAATACAAAATCCAGTGGATCCAGCGCTTCGGCATCAGTATCCACCTGGCCCTCGACGGCCTGTCGCTGCTGATGATCCTGCTCACCGGCCTGCTCGGTGTGCTGTCGGTACTGTGCTCCTGGAAAGAGATCCAGCGCCACGTCGGCTTCTTCCACCTCAACCTGATGTGGATCCTTGGCGGCGTGGTCGGTGTGTTCCTGGCCTTGGACCTGTTCCTGTTCTTCTTCTTCTGGGAAATGATGCTGGTGCCGATGTACTTCCTCATCGCGCTCTGGGGTCACAGCTCGTCAGACGGCAAGAAGACCCGGATTTACGCGGCGACCAAGTTCTTCATCTTCACCCAGGCCAGCGGCCTGATCATGCTGGTGGCGATCCTCGGCCTGGTACTGGTCAACTACAACACTACCGGCGTGCTCACCTTCAACTACAGTGACCTGCTCAAGGCCGAACTGCCGGCTGGCGTCGAGTACGTGCTGATGCTGGGCTTCTTCATCGCCTTCGCGGTGAAACTGCCGGTGGTGCCGTTCCACTCCTGGCTGCCTGATGCTCACGCCCAGGCACCGACCGCAGGTTCCGTGGACCTGGCGGGCATCTTGCTGAAGACCGCGGCCTATGGCCTGCTGCGCTTCGCCCTGCCACTGTTCCCGAATGCCTCGGCCGAGTTTGCGCCAATCGCCATGACCCTGGGCCTGATCGGTATCTTCTACGGTGCCTTCCTGGCCTTCGCGCAAACCGACATCAAGCGTCTGGTCGCCTTCTCCAGCGTCTCGCACATGGGCTTCGTGCTGATCGGTATCTACTCCGGCAGCCAGCAAGCCCTGCAAGGCGCGGTGATCCAGATGCTGGCCCACGGCTTGTCGGCTGCCGCGCTGTTCATCCTGGCCGGCCAACTGTACGAGCGCCTGCACACCCGTGACATGCGTGAAATGGGTGGCCTGTGGCACCGCATCGCCTACCTGCCGGCCATCAGCCTGTTCTTCGCAGCGGCATCGCTGGGCCTGCCAGGCACCGGTAACTTCGTCGGCGAGTTCCTGATCCTGATCGGCAGCTTCGTGCATGTACCGTGGGTCACCGTAATTGCCACCACCGGCCTGGTGTTCGGTTCGGTCTACTCGCTGATCATGATCCACCGCGCCTACTTCGGCCCGGCCAAGACCGACACCGTACTGGCCGGCATGGACACTCGCGAGCTGGTCATGGTGCTGGGCCTGGCGGTACTGCTGATCCTGCTGGGCGTGTATCCGCAGCCATTCCTCGACACCTCTGCCGCCACCATGAGTGGTGTGCAGCAGTGGCTCGGTTCCGCTTTCACTCAACTCGCTTCGGCCCGGTAA
- the nuoN gene encoding NADH-quinone oxidoreductase subunit NuoN, with product MEFTTQHFIALAPMLITTITTVVVMLAIAWKRNHSQTFLLSTVGLNLALLSILPALKVAPLAVTSLITIDKFACLYMAIILVATLACVTLAHAYLGEGAKGFPGNREELYLLLLMSALGGLVLVSANHLAGLFIGLELLSVPVYGLVAYAFFNKRSLEAGIKYMVLSAAGSAFLLFGMALLYADAGSLSFDQIGKALATTSMPSLLAQLGLGMMLVGLAFKLSLVPFHLWTPDVYEGAPAPVAAFLATASKVAVFAVVVRLFMLSPAASSGVLSTVLAVIAVASILIGNLLALTQSNLKRLLGYSSIAHFGYLVIALVASKGLALEAMGVYLVTYVITSLGAFGVITLMSSPYGGRDADALYEYRGLFWRRPYLTAVLTVMMLSLAGIPLTAGFIGKFYIIATGVESHLWWLVGALVIGSAIGVYYYLRVMVTLYLVEPNLRRHDAPLKWEQRTGGVMLLAIAILAFVLGVYPQPLLEMVQQAGLQLIG from the coding sequence ATGGAATTCACCACTCAACACTTCATCGCATTGGCGCCGATGCTGATCACCACCATCACCACGGTGGTGGTGATGCTGGCGATCGCCTGGAAGCGCAACCACTCGCAGACCTTCCTGCTGTCCACCGTGGGCCTGAACCTGGCCCTGCTGTCGATCCTGCCGGCACTGAAGGTCGCGCCGCTGGCGGTCACTTCGCTGATCACCATCGACAAGTTCGCCTGCCTGTACATGGCGATCATCCTGGTGGCGACGCTGGCCTGCGTCACCCTCGCCCACGCCTACCTTGGCGAAGGTGCCAAAGGCTTCCCGGGCAACCGTGAAGAACTGTACCTGCTGCTGCTGATGTCGGCCCTCGGTGGCCTGGTGCTGGTCAGCGCCAACCACCTGGCCGGCCTGTTCATCGGCCTGGAGCTGCTGTCGGTGCCGGTCTACGGCCTGGTAGCGTATGCCTTCTTCAACAAGCGTTCGCTGGAAGCCGGCATCAAGTACATGGTGCTGTCGGCCGCGGGTTCGGCCTTCCTGCTGTTCGGCATGGCTTTGCTGTATGCCGACGCCGGCAGCCTGAGCTTCGACCAAATCGGCAAGGCCCTGGCCACCACCAGCATGCCAAGCCTGCTGGCGCAACTGGGCCTGGGCATGATGCTGGTTGGCCTGGCCTTCAAACTGTCGCTGGTACCTTTCCACCTGTGGACACCAGACGTGTACGAAGGCGCCCCGGCGCCGGTCGCCGCGTTCCTGGCTACCGCCAGCAAAGTCGCGGTGTTCGCCGTGGTTGTGCGCCTGTTCATGCTCTCCCCTGCTGCCAGCAGCGGCGTGCTGAGCACCGTCCTGGCAGTGATTGCCGTGGCCTCGATCCTGATCGGCAACCTGCTGGCGCTGACCCAGAGCAACCTCAAGCGCCTGCTCGGTTACTCGTCCATCGCCCACTTCGGCTACCTGGTCATTGCCCTGGTCGCCAGCAAGGGCCTGGCCCTGGAAGCCATGGGCGTGTACCTGGTCACCTACGTGATCACCAGCCTGGGCGCCTTCGGTGTCATCACCCTGATGTCCTCGCCGTACGGCGGCCGTGACGCCGATGCGCTGTACGAGTACCGCGGCCTGTTCTGGCGCCGTCCGTACCTGACCGCGGTACTGACCGTGATGATGCTGTCGCTGGCGGGTATCCCGCTGACTGCTGGCTTCATCGGCAAGTTCTACATCATCGCCACCGGCGTCGAGTCGCACCTGTGGTGGCTGGTCGGCGCCTTGGTAATCGGTAGCGCCATCGGCGTGTACTACTACCTGCGTGTCATGGTCACCCTGTACCTGGTCGAGCCGAACCTGCGTCGCCACGACGCCCCGCTGAAGTGGGAACAGCGCACCGGCGGCGTCATGCTGCTGGCCATCGCGATTCTCGCCTTCGTGCTCGGCGTTTACCCGCAACCGCTGCTGGAAATGGTCCAGCAAGCGGGCCTGCAACTGATCGGCTGA
- a CDS encoding ogr/Delta-like zinc finger family protein, whose translation MSTYKLVCPHCQSRMRIRTSEGRHIFLRIAYLQCTNEACGWSVRAEFEMTHELSPSGMPNPEVYLPSANGDLRRAALPAAAQGTSEE comes from the coding sequence GTGAGTACTTACAAGCTTGTTTGCCCCCATTGCCAAAGCCGAATGCGTATACGCACCAGTGAAGGGCGCCATATTTTCCTGCGCATCGCCTATTTGCAATGCACCAACGAGGCGTGTGGCTGGTCAGTGCGTGCCGAGTTCGAAATGACTCATGAACTTTCCCCCAGCGGAATGCCTAACCCGGAGGTGTACTTGCCGTCGGCCAATGGTGATTTACGTAGGGCGGCGCTGCCGGCGGCTGCCCAGGGTACCTCTGAGGAATGA
- a CDS encoding helix-turn-helix domain-containing protein, translating to MSTHVLASVLARLKLLTATESDAELARALSISPQTLSSWKVRDSIPYSLCVDVARQYACSLDWLLLGSSQQHRTCQDEEAWERDTLERLRTLSLPDRQTVLLLIQDKQRIQQLEQQLRRLAHHLPDVAKG from the coding sequence ATGAGTACCCACGTCCTTGCTTCGGTGCTGGCCCGGCTGAAGCTTTTGACCGCTACGGAATCTGACGCCGAGCTTGCTCGCGCGCTGTCGATCAGCCCGCAAACACTGAGCAGCTGGAAGGTACGCGACAGCATTCCATATTCACTTTGCGTAGACGTAGCCAGGCAATACGCCTGCTCGCTGGACTGGCTATTGCTGGGCAGCTCCCAACAACATCGCACCTGCCAGGACGAGGAAGCCTGGGAACGCGACACACTCGAGCGCCTGCGCACGTTGTCGCTGCCTGACCGTCAAACCGTTTTGCTGCTAATTCAGGACAAGCAGCGGATCCAGCAGCTGGAACAGCAACTGCGTAGGCTGGCCCACCACCTACCCGATGTCGCCAAGGGCTAA
- a CDS encoding head completion/stabilization protein, with protein MSNDPLLPRFADSHDPFWPRVDLAQLRERLNLQPIVSEAALEVAARCAAIAAAREFARWRAVFRERGYKRLEDVAGHDHGRALRVCYLRFVEAAVMYNLGSAAYLPAARRGRNHA; from the coding sequence ATGAGCAACGATCCTCTGTTACCGCGTTTTGCCGACAGCCATGACCCATTTTGGCCACGGGTGGACCTGGCCCAGCTACGCGAGCGGCTGAACCTGCAGCCGATTGTGAGCGAAGCTGCACTGGAAGTGGCCGCACGCTGCGCGGCCATCGCTGCGGCACGCGAATTTGCACGCTGGCGAGCGGTATTTCGAGAGCGGGGCTACAAGCGCCTCGAAGATGTGGCCGGGCACGACCATGGGCGTGCCTTGCGTGTGTGCTACCTACGCTTTGTCGAGGCTGCGGTCATGTACAACTTGGGCTCGGCTGCTTACTTGCCCGCTGCACGTCGAGGGCGCAACCATGCCTGA
- a CDS encoding response regulator transcription factor encodes MIDNTRLSQQPMADIPVRLTPREQQVLLWCAYGKSSWEIGQILACKESTVNFHVSNILRKFDVPTRVAAVIKAIRYGMLAEQ; translated from the coding sequence ATGATTGACAACACACGACTGTCGCAGCAACCCATGGCGGATATTCCGGTTCGCCTGACGCCTCGTGAACAGCAAGTACTGTTGTGGTGCGCCTATGGCAAAAGCTCATGGGAGATTGGCCAGATCCTGGCGTGCAAGGAATCGACGGTGAACTTTCATGTGTCCAACATCCTGCGCAAGTTCGATGTGCCCACCCGGGTGGCGGCGGTGATCAAGGCCATTCGCTACGGCATGCTGGCTGAGCAGTGA
- a CDS encoding TonB-dependent receptor domain-containing protein has translation MRCALPLSPCLGLLAAFGATQPVLAAASVELGQVLITDAEQNDLTAASERLREVPGASNLVDMQRVGQGRVASNQDVLAYQPGVFAQSAGNDGIKLSIRGSGINRAPGAHGSGVYTMFDGLPLTGPGGTPYELFEPLWLSRAEVLRGANGFDQGALALGGAINYVTHTGYDAAPLQVRYEVGSRGYQHRHVSSGQVLGNLDYYVALTDAEYDGYQAHSSGSAKGIAANVGYRFNPNLETRFYLRYRETENELAGRLTKEQIKHHPRAANPAYLARDDSRPQPGSTWVGNKTTFYLDDDARLEAGLVYHDYPMDLREGPMRLKVAYTDVSGTLNYLRRDTLFGHESKTTLGWRTTKHLPNSGASQFARNGDVFGARSRDFTYQGSDTVLHFGNDLELLPDLWLTTGLAMIYTRRESDVTYHPAGGGKVSQHDWDYAPRLGLRYDIRPDLQVYGNLSRSVEPPHPWALIWSAPTANQPIEMQNQTATTLELGTRGESALGRWDLAWYYSQVRHELLAVEIVQGAPAKEFNASATVHQGVEAGLDSTLWERAGSGKLSLRQAYTFSDFHYRDDDQFGDNRLPGIPMHYYQAELRYDWPNGLYAGVNTQMASKVQVDYANSYHADEYALLGARIGWNSPKQDWQTWLDLRNLTNKRYAATVTPGYNDAGDDNARSTPGEGFAVYTGVSYSFR, from the coding sequence ATGCGTTGCGCTTTACCCCTATCGCCCTGCCTTGGCCTGCTGGCTGCTTTCGGCGCCACCCAGCCCGTTTTGGCGGCAGCTTCGGTCGAATTGGGCCAGGTGTTGATCACCGACGCAGAGCAGAACGACCTGACGGCGGCCAGCGAACGCCTGCGCGAAGTGCCAGGTGCCAGCAACCTGGTGGACATGCAGCGCGTGGGGCAAGGCCGGGTGGCCAGCAACCAGGACGTGCTGGCCTACCAGCCCGGGGTGTTCGCCCAGTCGGCGGGCAACGATGGCATCAAGCTGTCGATCCGCGGCTCGGGCATCAACCGCGCGCCCGGCGCCCACGGCTCCGGGGTGTATACGATGTTCGACGGCCTGCCCCTGACCGGGCCGGGTGGCACACCCTACGAACTGTTCGAGCCGCTGTGGCTGAGCCGTGCCGAAGTACTGCGCGGCGCCAATGGCTTCGACCAAGGCGCACTGGCCCTGGGTGGGGCGATCAACTACGTCACCCACACCGGCTACGACGCCGCGCCGCTGCAGGTGCGCTACGAAGTCGGCAGCCGCGGCTACCAGCACCGGCACGTCAGCTCGGGGCAGGTGCTGGGCAACCTCGACTACTATGTGGCCCTGACCGATGCGGAATATGACGGCTACCAGGCGCACAGCAGCGGCAGCGCGAAGGGCATTGCCGCCAACGTCGGCTACCGTTTCAACCCGAACCTGGAAACCCGCTTCTACTTGCGCTACCGCGAAACCGAGAACGAACTGGCCGGGCGCCTGACCAAGGAGCAGATCAAGCACCACCCGCGTGCAGCCAACCCGGCTTACCTGGCCCGCGACGACAGCCGCCCGCAACCGGGCAGCACCTGGGTGGGTAACAAGACCACCTTCTACCTCGACGACGATGCGCGCCTGGAAGCCGGCCTGGTCTATCACGACTACCCGATGGACCTGCGCGAAGGCCCTATGCGCCTGAAGGTGGCCTATACCGATGTCAGCGGCACGCTGAACTACTTGCGCCGCGACACCCTGTTCGGCCACGAGAGCAAGACCACCCTCGGCTGGCGTACCACCAAACACCTGCCCAACAGCGGCGCTTCGCAGTTCGCCCGCAATGGCGACGTGTTCGGTGCACGCAGCCGTGACTTCACCTACCAGGGGTCGGACACGGTGCTGCATTTCGGCAATGACCTGGAGCTGCTCCCTGACCTGTGGCTGACCACCGGCCTGGCGATGATTTATACCCGCCGCGAAAGTGATGTGACTTACCACCCTGCTGGGGGCGGCAAAGTCAGCCAGCATGACTGGGACTATGCACCACGCCTGGGGTTGCGCTATGACATCCGCCCGGACCTGCAGGTGTACGGCAACCTGAGCCGCTCGGTCGAACCGCCCCACCCCTGGGCACTGATCTGGAGCGCGCCAACTGCCAACCAACCGATCGAAATGCAAAACCAGACAGCCACAACGCTGGAGCTGGGCACGCGCGGCGAATCGGCCCTGGGCCGCTGGGACCTGGCATGGTACTACTCGCAAGTTCGTCATGAGTTGCTGGCGGTGGAAATCGTGCAAGGTGCTCCGGCCAAGGAGTTCAACGCCAGCGCCACCGTGCACCAGGGCGTCGAAGCCGGCCTCGACAGCACCCTGTGGGAGCGCGCCGGCAGCGGCAAGCTGAGCCTGCGCCAGGCCTACACCTTCAGTGACTTCCACTACCGTGATGACGATCAGTTCGGCGACAACCGCCTGCCCGGCATCCCCATGCACTACTACCAGGCCGAGCTGCGCTACGACTGGCCGAACGGCTTGTATGCCGGCGTCAATACACAGATGGCGTCGAAGGTGCAGGTCGACTATGCCAACAGCTACCACGCCGATGAGTATGCCTTGCTCGGCGCCCGCATTGGCTGGAATTCACCGAAACAGGACTGGCAAACCTGGCTGGACCTGCGCAACTTGACCAACAAGCGTTACGCGGCAACGGTAACGCCGGGCTACAACGATGCCGGCGACGATAATGCCCGCTCGACGCCGGGCGAAGGGTTTGCCGTATATACCGGCGTTTCCTACAGCTTCCGCTAA